A single Anopheles funestus chromosome 2RL, idAnoFuneDA-416_04, whole genome shotgun sequence DNA region contains:
- the LOC125764828 gene encoding uncharacterized protein LOC125764828 isoform X2 has translation MNQNEKLTFAEFHQKLLKYCSNGARYSAQENDILSRFEKLIVQRDACLAQLIIRREAEMVCSEDISDTEHQLAELVERLESIEKKCKLLTLEQQLNDAEERPDKQLPQQEVLEPTVDSASNELNEQ, from the exons ATGAATCAAAACGAAAAGTTAACGTTTGCAGAATTCCATCAGAAACTCTTAAAGTATTGCTCGAACGGTGCACGTTATTCGGCGCAAGAGAACGATATTCTTTCCCGCTTTGAAAAACTTATTGTGCAAAgag atGCATGCCTAGCTCAGTTGATTATAAGGAGAGAGGCCGAAATGGTGTGCTCGGAGGACATCAGCGATACAGAGCACCAGCTTGCGGAACTCGTGGAACGTTTGGAAAGCATTGAAAAGAAGTGCAAGCTTCTTACCCTAGAGCAGCAGTTGAATGATGCTGAAGAACGACCAGATAAGCAATTGCCTCAGCAGGAAGTCTTAGaaccgactgtggatagcgcCTCTAATGAGTTGAACGAACAGTAA
- the LOC125764828 gene encoding uncharacterized protein LOC125764828 isoform X1, which produces MNQNEKLTFAEFHQKLLKYCSNGARYSAQENDILSRFEKLIVQRDACLAQLIIRREAEMVCSEDISDTEHQLAELVERLESIEKKCKLLTLEQQLNDAEERPDKQLPQQEVLEPTVDSASNELNEQTLNRFLRKFCNIYAQFNSCVDIIRAFSLADNQFFEFNLKDKNVSELREQIWSSFASSSVHLDSWENML; this is translated from the exons ATGAATCAAAACGAAAAGTTAACGTTTGCAGAATTCCATCAGAAACTCTTAAAGTATTGCTCGAACGGTGCACGTTATTCGGCGCAAGAGAACGATATTCTTTCCCGCTTTGAAAAACTTATTGTGCAAAgag atGCATGCCTAGCTCAGTTGATTATAAGGAGAGAGGCCGAAATGGTGTGCTCGGAGGACATCAGCGATACAGAGCACCAGCTTGCGGAACTCGTGGAACGTTTGGAAAGCATTGAAAAGAAGTGCAAGCTTCTTACCCTAGAGCAGCAGTTGAATGATGCTGAAGAACGACCAGATAAGCAATTGCCTCAGCAGGAAGTCTTAGaaccgactgtggatagcgcCTCTAATGAGTTGAACGAACA gACCCTCAACAGATTTCTGCGCAAGTTTTGCAATATCTATGCTCAATTTAACAGTTGCGTTGATATAATTCGTGCTTTCTCTTTAGCGGATAATCAATTTTTTGAGTTTAACTTAAAGGATAAGAATGTGTCTGAGTTGAGAGAACAAATTTGGTCTAGTTTCGCCTCCTCCAGTGTACATTTGGACTCTTGGGAAAATATGTTGTAA
- the LOC125766672 gene encoding uncharacterized protein LOC125766672 — protein sequence MANLLWSIIWLIVLIVVGFWVAFFCAGWYVLIYPLTVCVPDISVVSDFLLLGAQFAHYCAKSMMEGKSLF from the exons ATGGCAAATCTACTGTGGTCCATCATCTGGCTAATCGTGCTGATTGTGGTCGGCTTCTGGGTGGCCTTCTTCTGCGCCGGCTGGTACGTCCTCATCTATCCGCTGACGGTATGCGTGCCGGATATATCG GTCGTGTCCGACTTCCTTCTACTAGGGGCACAGTTTGCGCATTACTGTGCCAAGAGCATGATGGAGGGCAAATCTCTGTTCTAA